The following are from one region of the Fusarium verticillioides 7600 chromosome 1, whole genome shotgun sequence genome:
- a CDS encoding alpha-1,6-mannosyltransferase encodes MRALTISANMKTSDIFLTCLLITFPLVHLLVSPYTKVEESFNIQAAHDILIYGTPTQDIYERLSHTYDHFSFPGAVPRTFLGAVLLAGLGQPIIALVGFQYAQLVVRGILGAANVAALLTFKSSLKRAYGSGVSAWWVVFMASQFHINYYVSRTLPNMYAFCLTTLASAFLLPQTSPHLSAARQKQAIALLVIAAAIFRSEVAVLLSTTGLYLLFTRRMGLGPLVLTFLGSFISSLLISVPIDSYFWQKPLWPELWGFYFNAILGSSSEWGVSPWYYYFTSALPKLLLNPFVPALAVYALLQPGTSRATQTLLIPSLLFVAIYSAQPHKEARFIFYVVPSLTAAAALGANFVFSRASKSIIYRGVSAVIVLSVLVSFVGSTVMLLFSSLNYPGGDALRQLSYITRDDPTPVIDVHADVLSCMTGLTLFGQNPSGFPIAFPITSNPDSTAPVLVFDKTEKGDQLYWPRFWERFDYALAENPRKVLGGWQVIGVVAGYDGVEILKPGSHAAGNESKEGTIGGEKILGLGANVAALRNMVRGYTGGWWVGPRMSPRIRILRRVS; translated from the exons ATGAGAGCTCTAACTATATCAGCCAACATGAAGACTTCGG ATATCTTCCTAAcatgtcttctcatcaccttcCCTCTCGTTCATCTACTTGTGTCCCCCTATACCAAAGTGGAGGAGTCTTTCAATATACAAGCAGCCCACGACATACTCATCTACGGAACACCCACTCAGGATATATATGAGCGCCTCTCTCATACTTACGACCACTTCTCCTTTCCCGGCGCCGTACCTCGTACTTTTCTCGGCGCTGTGCTCCTCGCAGGATTAGGGCAGCCCATCATCGCTCTTGTTGGTTTTCAGTATGCACAGCTTGTAGTTCGAGGAATCCTTGGTGCTGCCAATGTTGCTGCGCTCTTGACGTTCAAGTCTTCTCTCAAGAGAGCTTATGGGTCAGGTGTTTCAGCTTGGTGGGTGGTGTTTATGGCGAGTCAGTTCCATATCAACTACTATGTTTCCCGGACGTTGCCAAACATGTATGCATTCTGTCTCA CTACCCTTGCTTCGGCATTCCTACTCCCCCAGACGTCACCTCATCTCTCTGCTGCTCGTCAGAAACAAGCCATCGCCCTCTTGGTCATCGCAGCAGCCATCTTCCGCTCTGAAGTcgctgttcttctcagcactACAGGGCTCTACCTCCTTTTCACGCGTCGTATGGGTCTGGGCCCCTTGGTTCTCACTTTCCTCGGctcattcatctcttcaCTGCTTATTTCAGTGCCCATTGACTCGTATTTCTGGCAGAAGCCCCTGTGGCCCGAGTTGTGGGGTTTCTACTTCAATGCTATCCTTGGGTCTTCGTCAGAATGGGGTGTTTCTCCCTGGTATTACTATTTCACCTCAGCGCTTCCCAAGCTATTACTCAACCCTTTCGTGCCCGCTTTGGCAGTGTATGCACTACTCCAGCCTGGCACATCAAGGGCTACCCAAACACTGCTGATCCCTAGCTTGCTCTTTGTGGCCATTTACTCTGCTCAGCCTCATAAAGAGGCTCGTTTTATCTTCTATGTTGTGCCGTCTCTGACTGCCGCTGCAGCTCTCGGCGCCAATTTTGTCTTCTCTCGCGCCTCTAAATCCATCATCTACCGTGGCGTCTCTGCTGTTATCGTCTTGTCGGTTCTCGTCAGCTTCGTAGGTAGCACTGTCATGCTCCTATTCTCTTCACTCAACTATCCTGGCGGTGATGCGCTTCGACAACTCTCTTACATCACCCGCGATGACCCTACTCCCGTCATAGACGTCCACGCCGACGTCTTGAGTTGCATGACGGGGCTGACCTTGTTTGGGCAGAACCCATCGGGTTTCCCCATCGCTTTCCCCATCACCTCCAACCCTGATTCTACGGCACCTGTTCTAGTCTTCGACAAGACTGAAAAGGGAGATCAACTTTATTGGCCGCGTTTCTGGGAGCGCTTCGACTATGCTCTCGCTGAGAACCCACGCAAGGTGTTGGGTGGCTGGCAGGTTATAGGAGTTGTCGCGGGTTACGACGGtgttgagattctcaagcCTGGCTCTCATGCAGCAGGAAATGAGAGCAAAGAGGGAACAATCGGTGGAGAGAAAATACTGGGACTGGGCGCCAATGTCGCTGCTCTCAGAAATATGGTCAGGGGCTATACAGGTGGTTGGTGGGTTGGACCTCGAATGTCACCTCGAATCCGAATCTTAAGGCGTGTCAGTTAG
- a CDS encoding adenylate cyclase, which translates to MTGPDRERYVGDGSSQIPPKTSSSSRSGHSIVHLPGHHRHHKSNDDPRTLRPTMSRDDTAIGTQMSRDRGGSSAMYSTKSRGQSPTPSTRSAGMTWSTKSSQVDGQTSPGHHHGKRGIFGRLRRHHKDKDDMAKLRDLPQSTRSLQPKTSKPDLHRPSDVSTTALPFSGTFGPGETSDVPDMRPIPGQRGATFNNKFPFAKKQRTHRPQDYVDDAIGPTDRNDPNKIYHLDTNLNDMEGILTKPPPLTPMDTSFVNNVEPERHDSIISTAPKGRWDAPDSWAVRRNTEDNSYHGPEPDEIGSPPRPEEKASPYCIRIFRSDGTFSTHSMPLDSNVTDVISQVIKKTYVVDGLENYHIIMKKHDLIRVLTPPERPLLMQKRLLQQVGYEEKDRIEDLGREDNSYLCRFMFLSARESDFHAKTTDMGLARAQKLNYVDLSGRNLVTIPISLYSKAMEIISLNLSRNLSLDVPRDFIQSCKHLRDIKFNNNEARKLPPSLSRANRLTFLDVANNRLEQLEHAELNSLTGMLKMNLANNRLKHLPSYFGAYQSLRSLNISSNFLDKFPTFLCNLPSLVDLDLSFNAIATIPHEIGGLKNLEKLLITNNRLTHAVPASFGQLVSLRELDIKYNGISSIDIISELPKLEILSADHNCVSAFVGQFESLRQLKLNSNPLNKFEIVAPVPTLKILNLSNAQLASIDSSFVNMVNLEHLILDKNYFVSLPQEIGTLSRLEHFSIANNSVGELPAQIGCLTELRVLNVRGNNISKLPMELWWANRLETFNASSNVLEHFPKPASRAPRIPGEESQPAPPPVNGRAAPLGTLSATASSEELSDDRRPSQNSSTLLSVGPSPLNAGDRKSSVVSVYGKGGRKTSVVSRSATPSAPTQTVNTRKDSGMSSRLNNTFAGSLRNLHLADNRLDDDVFDQITLLGELRVLNLSYNDEISDMPQRSIKNWPQLVELYLSGNALTTLPADDLEESSLLQALYINGNRFTNLPADISRAKNLAVLDCGSNYLKYNISNVPYDWNWNLNPNLRYLNLSGNKRLEIKQTNTGPLGPGAVNREEYTDFSRLLNLRILGLMDVTLTQPSIPDQSEDRRVRTSGSLAGHLPYGMADTLGKHEHLSTVDLVVPRFNSSETEMLLGLFDGQALSSGGSKIAKYLHENFGHIFAGELKQLKTRSNETPVDALRRSFLQLNKDLVTIAIQQSEERPLKTHRGSGQPVILTKEDLNSGGVATVVYLQSTELYVANVGDAQAMVIQTDGTHKMLTRKHDPAEPNERSRIREAGGWVSRNGRLNDLLQVSRAFGYVDLMPAVQAAPYVSNMTIREQDDIILIATGELWEYLSPGLVTDIARAERQDLMRAAQKLRDLAIAYGASGKIMVMMISVADLKRRVERSRLHRGASMSLYPSGIPDDAQVLNTRRGRRTKGDVLDSSLNRLEAEIPAPTGNVSIVFTDIKNSTTLWEMYPSAMRSAIKLHNEVMRRQLRRIGGYEVKTEGDAFMVSFPTATSALLWTFAVQMQLLDVNWPSEVLNSVSCQPVYDKDNSLIFKGLSVRMGIHFGDCVSETDPVTRRMDYFGPMVNKAARISAVADGGQITVSTDFISEIQRCLENYQDTDRGNASGSEDTFDDETYASAIRKDLRSLTSQGFEVKEMGEKKLKGLENPEVVYSLYPHALAGRIEFHLQHERKEEGGGGGDKPAVLAPGAELSIDPDAIWTLWRISLRLEMLCSSLEGNEAPGLQPPETELLERIKQRGGEVTDRFLLNFLEHQVSRIETCISTLAMRHLATGGGPIKELEDLQGPMTAILDMFMAQRQELERYRRKYGALPSPSSSEDEDEDDEDDGDDDPDTEEGSDTEQEL; encoded by the exons ATGACCGGACCCGATCGAGAGCGATATGTGGGTGACGGTTCCTCGCAAATTCCCCCAAagacatcgtcatcctcgaggtCGGGTCATTCTATAGTTCATTTACCCGGGCATCACCGACACCATAAGAGTAATGATGATCCTCGGACACTGCGGCCGACAATGAGTAGGGACGATACAGCGATTGGCACGCAGATGTCGCGCGATCGTGGGGGTAGTAGCGCCATGTACTCAACCAAATCTAGAGGCCAAAGCCCGACACCAAGTACTAGAAGTGCAGGAATGACTTGGAGCACGAAATCCTCCCAAGTTGATGGTCAGACCTCACCCGGTCATCATCACGGCAAACGCGGAATCTTTGGACGGCTTAGAAGGCAtcacaaagacaaagacgacATGGCTAAACTTCGCGACTTACCTcaatcaacaagatctcTCCAGCCGAAGACCTCGAAGCCTGACTTGCACCGCCCAAGCGATGTATCGACGACTGCATTACCGTTTTCCGGGACCTTTGGCCCTGGGGAGACGAGCGATGTCCCTGATATGCGACCAATTCCAGGTCAACGTGGTGCAACTTTCAACAATAAGTTCCCtttcgccaagaagcaacGAACCCATCGGCCTCAAGACtatgttgatgatgcaaTTGGCCCGACAGATCGTAACGATCCTAACAAAATATATCATCTCGATACCAACCTGAACGATATGGAGGGTATCCTAACGAAACCTCCTCCACTTACACCTATGGATACTAGCTTCGTTAACAATGTCGAACCTGAGCGCCACGATTCCATTATCTCCACAGCACCTAAAGGCCGTTGGGATGCTCCTGACAGTTGGGCAGTCCGACGCAATACTGAGGATAACTCATATCATGGCCCTGAACCAGATGAGATTGGTAGCCCCCCTCGCccagaagagaaggcatCCCCATACTGCATTCGAATCTTTCGCTCAGATGGTACATTCTCCACACATTCCATGCCTCTGGACTCGAATGTCACGGATGTCATCTCCCAAGTCATTAAGAAGACTTATGTGGTTGACGGTTTGGAGAACTATCATAttatcatgaagaagcatGATCTTATCAGGGTTTTGACACCCCCTGAGAGACCCTTACTCATGCAGAAGCGGCTCCTGCAGCAAGTCGGTTATGAGGAAAAAGATAGAATCGAAGACCTCGGCCGCGAAGACAACAGTTACCTCTGCAGGTTCATGTTCTTGTCTGCCAGGGAGAGTGACTTCCATGCCAAAACAACCGACATGGGCCTGGCTCGGGCTCAGAAGCTCAATTACGTGGACCTCTCTGGTCGCAACCTCGTTACAATACCTATATCCCTATACTCAAAGGCCATGGAGATTATCTCTCTTAACCTCTCGCGCAACCTCTCGCTCGACGTCCCGCGAGACTTTATACAGTCTTGTAAACATCTTCGAGACATCAAGTTTAACAACAACGAAGCTAGGAAACTACCGCCCAGTCTGAGTCGAGCAAACAGATTGACCTTTCTGGATGTTGCAAACAACCGGCTGGAGCAGTTGGAGCACGCTGAGCTCAACTCTCTTACAgggatgctgaagatgaacTTGGCCAACAACCGGCTTAAACACTTGCCCTCTTACTTTGGAGCATACCAGTCACTTCGCTCTCTTAATATTTCTTCTAACTTCCTCGACAAGTTCCCGACTTTCTTGTGCAATCTACCAAGTTTGGTCGACCTGGATCTGAGTTTCAATGCCATTGCAACGATTCCTCACGAGATTGGCGGCCtgaagaacttggagaaATTGTTGATAACTAACAATAGGCTGACGCACGCTGTACCAGCGTCATTTGGACAACTTGTCAGCCTACGCGAACTCGACATTAAGTACAATGGTATCTCGAGCATCGACATTATTTCGGAGCTCCCGAAGCTTGAGATTCTTTCTGCTGATCACAACTGCGTCTCTGCCTTTGTTGGACAGTTTGAGTCCCTTCGCCAACTCAAACTGAACTCGAACCCCCTCAACAAATTCGAGATTGTTGCCCCAGTTCCCACACTCAAGATATTGAACCTATCGAACGCTCAGCTTGCCAGTATTGACTCGTCGTTCGTCAACATGGTCAACCTGGAGCACCTGATCCTGGATAAAAATTACTTTGTTTCGTTGCCCCAAGAAATCGGTACCTTGAGCAGACTCGAGCATTTTAGTATCGCGAACAATTCCGTTGGAGAGCTACCAGCCCAGATTGGTTGCTTGACTGAACTGAGAGTGCTCAATGTCCGAGGAAACAATATCTCCAAGCTGCCCATGGAGTTATGGTGGGCAAACCGACTGGAGACCTTTAACGCCTCTTCAAATGTTCTGGAGCACTTCCCCAAACCTGCTTCCAGGGCACCACGGATACCGGGAGAGGAATCGCAGCCTGCGCCCCCTCCTGTCAATGGAAGAGCTGCACCACTCGGAACCCTGTCGGCCACAGCAAGCTCTGAAGAGCTGTCAGACGATCGAAGACCCAGTCAAAATTCGAGCACACTCCTCAGTGTCGGACCATCTCCCCTTAACGCTGGTGACCGCAAGAGCTCTGTCGTGTCTGTCTATGGGAAGGGTGGCCGTAAGACCTCAGTTGTGTCTAGATCAGCAACTCCGTCGGCCCCTACACAAACAGTCAACACCAGAAAGGATTCTGGGATGTCATCAAGGCTTAACAACACATTTGCTGGATCCCTTCGTAACCTTCACTTGGCCGACAACCGTctggatgacgatgttttTGATCAGATCACACTCCTTGGGGAGCTCCGAGTGCTCAACTTATCATACAACGACGAAATCAGTGACATGCCACAGAGATCGATCAAGAACTGGCCTCAACTAGTTGAGCTTTATTTATCCGGAAACGCTCTCACGACATTGCCTGCCGATGATCTAGAAGAGTCCAGTTTACTACAGGCACTTTATATCAACGGCAACAGGTTCACCAACTTGCCAGCCGACATCTCACGGGCCAAGAACCTTGCTGTTCTCGACTGTGGCAGTAACTACCTAAAATacaacatctccaacgtGCCCTATGATTGGAACTGGAACCTCAATCCGAACCTCAGATATCTGAATTTGTCTGGCAACAAGCGATTGGAGATTAAGCAGACGAACACAGGTCCTCTGGGGCCTGGCGCCGTAAATCGTGAGGAGTACACGGACTTCAGCCGTCTGCTTAACTTGCGTATCCTGGGCCTGATGGATGTCACTCTCACTCAGCCCAGTATTCCTGATCAGAGTGAAGACAGACGTGTCCGTACATCTGGATCACTCGCTGGCCACCTGCCTTATGGTATGGCCGATACTCTTGGCAAGCACGAGCACTTGTCAACGGTCGATCTCGTGGTACCAAGATTCAACTCGTCAGAAACAGAGATGCTCTTGGGCTTGTTTGATGGACAAGCTTTGTCCAGCGGTGGATCTAAGATCGCTAAATACTTGCATGAAAACTTTGGTCACATTTTCGCTGGTGAACTGAAGCAGTTGAAGACACGATCGAACGAAACACCGGTTGATGCACTACGACGCTCGTTCCTCCAGCTCAACAAGGATTTGGTCACTATTGCTATCCAGCAGTCCGAGGAGAGGCCATTGAAAACGCATAGGGGCTCTGGCCAGCCTGTAATACTTACCAAGGAAGACCTGAACTCAGGGGGTGTGGCAACTGTGGTTTATCTTCAAAGTACGGAACTATATGTTGCAAATGTCGGTGATGCACAGGCAATGGTAATCCAGACAGATGGTACTCATAAGATGCTGACCCGCAAGCATGATCCTGCCGAGCCCAATGAGAGATCGCGCATTCGCGAAGCTGGTGGATGGGTTTCTCGCAACGGCAGACTGAACGATCTACTCCAAGTTTCACGCGCCTTCGGATACGTTGACTTGATGCCGGCCGTACAAGCAGCACCCTATGTCAGCAACATGACTATCCGAGAGCAGGATGATATTATCCTGATTGCGACTGGCGAGCTCTGGGAGTACTTGTCACCTGGTCTAGTGACGGATATTGCGAGAGCTGAGAGACAAGATCTCATGCGAGCGGCCCAGAAGCTTCGTGACCTGGCTATCGCATACGGCGCCTCGGGCAAAATTATGGTCATGATGATTAGTGTGGCTGACCTAAAGCGACGCGTCGAGAGATCCAGACTCCATCGCGGTGCTAGTATGTCGCTTTATCCATCTGGTATTCCCGATGACGCCCAGGTTCTCAATACCAGGAGGGGCCGAAGGACCAAGGGCGATGTTCTCGATTCATCCCTAAACCGACTTGAGGCAGAGATCCCAGCGCCTACAGGTAACGTGTCGATTGTCTTCACCGATATCAAGAACTCGACAACACTCTGGGAGATGTACCCCAGCGCCATGCGATCAGCTATCAAACTACACAACGAGGTTATGCGTCGACAGCTGAGACGAATTGGTGGCTACGAAGTCAAGACCGAAGGTGACGCTTTTATGGTCTCCTTCCCAACAGCCACGTCCGCATTGTTGTGGACGTTTGCTGTTCAGAtgcagcttctcgatgtGAACTGGCCATCAGAAGTCCTGAACTCAGTGTCTTGCCAGCCTGTCTATGACAAGGACAACagtctcatcttcaaagGACTGTCGGTGCGGATGGGTATCCACTTTGGAGACTGCGTGAGTGAGACGGATCCAGTTACACGACGTATGGATTATTTCGGACCCATGGTGAACAAGGCGGCTCGAATCTCTGCGGTTGCAGACGGTGGGCAGATCACGGTCTCGACCGACTTCATCTCGGAGATACAGCGGTGCCTAGAGAATTATCAAGATACAGATCGCGGGAACGCTTCTGGCTCCGAGGATACCTTTGACGACGAGACATATGCTAGTGCCATTCGAAAGGATTTGAGATCCCTGACCTCTCAAGGCTTTGAGGTTAAGGAGAtgggcgagaagaagttgaagggtcttgaaAACCCCGAGGTTGTGTACTCGCTATACCCTCATGCTTTGGCTGGACGTATCGAATTCCACCTGCAGCATGAGaggaaggaagaaggaggaggcggcggcgatAAGCCAGCCGTCCTTGCACCCGGGGCAGAGCTCAGTATCGATCCTGATGCAATTTGGACTCTCTGGAGAATCAGTTTGCGACTTGAGATGCTTTGCAGCTCTCTGGAAGGAAACGAGGCCCCAGGGCTacaaccaccagaaacagAACTGCTCGAGCGGATTAAGCAGCGTGGAGGAGAGGTCACAGAtcgcttcttgttgaacttcttggAGCACCAAGTGAGCAGGATAGAG ACCTGTATATCGACATTGGCGATGCGCCACCTTGCTACTGGTGGTGGCCCTATTAAGGAACTAGAAGATCTCCAGGGTCCAATGACTGCAATCTTGGATATGTTCATGGCACAGAGGCAGGAACTTGAACGATACAGGAGGAAATATGGTGCGCTGCCAAGCCCCTCTAGTAGcgaggacgaagacgaagacgacgaggacgacggcGACGACGATCCCGACACAGAGGAAGGGAGCGACACAGAGCAAGAGTTGTGA
- a CDS encoding ubiquitin thiolesterase has protein sequence MAGFFNKIKGSGTATTTTPSKQDVVAKKKEEPVLDLTPLEKMLQNAAPLRDDGVDRFFGLENFGNTCYCNSIVQALFYSESFRNNVVNYPPIMPSETNGSRPKVPITIRPPPTDPVETLPKQKGLSTSQVIKQRQAMNQQLPGQVGVRPEDKPDTPEYKKKQAMIKGPILELARENATSYGMNECTFTGLKDIFLALLESNTHTGVLSPQRFLEIFKRDNEMFRNSMHQDAHEFYGLVLNDVINSVESTARQMQLQAPADGIDGLATSVGHALGSAMVNHVAGSSSPATGWVHDIFEGVLTSETKCLTCETASQRDETFLDLSIDLEEHSSVTSCLRKFSAEEMLCERNKFHCDHCGGLQEAEKRMKVKRLPKILTLHLKRFKYTEDYSRLQKLFHRVVYPYHLRMFNTTDNAEDPDRLYELYAVVVHIGGNAYHGHYVSIIKVPGRGWILFDDEMVEPVDKNFVRNFFGDKPGMATAYVLFYQETTFEKVREEQEKEGMEEVKLASEAANLAQENGEKSDTAPLRRQATQPMSPLTHHESMANLAHASTAPAMPSAPHPDPSPPAAAAAATNGLTRVTTQKEEAKSKEDKKREKKEREAAEKAEKLAEKEREKQAKVDEKRRREDNYKAIQARRNENDELAKVLEASKKSAAQEEEARKKENGTPQSNGILDRTKRGSKSMSRRSFSLFHKDKSAGQTPDTPNGDAGDKHDKLKDRLSFSLGRKKSTNLLS, from the exons ATGGCCGGCTTTTTCAACAAAATAAAGGGTTCTGGCACT GCCACGACCACTACACCCAGCAAGCAAGATGTTGtcgcgaagaagaaggaagagccCGTGCTCGACCTCACGCCGCTCGAGAAGATGCTCCAGAATGCAGCGCCCCTTCGAGACGACGGCGTCGATCGCTTTTTCGGCCTCGAAAAT TTTGGGAACACATG CTACTGTAACTCGATCGTTCAGGCTCTGTTTTATTCCGAATCCTTCAGGAACAACGTTGTCAATTACCCCCCGATCATGCCCTCGGAGACAAACGGCAGCCGACCAAAGGTTCCCATCACTATCAGACCTCCACCCACTGACCCTGTCGAGACCCTGCCGAAACAAAAGGGCCTAAGTACATCGCAGGTGATCAAGCAACGACAGGCCATGAATCAACAGTTGCCTGGACAGGTTGGCGTTCGACCTGAAGACAAACCTGATACGCCCGAATacaagaagaaacaagcCATGATCAAAGGGCCTATCCTGGAATTGGCACGAGAGAATGCCACTTCTTATGGCATGAATGAATGCACGTTTACTGGACTCAAGGACATTTTCCTGGCGTTGCTGGAAAGCAACACCCACACAGGAGTCCTCAGTCCCCAACGATTCCTCGAGATATTCAAGCGCGACAATGAGATGTTTCGAAACTCAATGCACCAGGACGCTCATGAGTTTTATGGCTTGGTGCTGAATGATGTCATCAACAGCGTTGAGAGCACAGCTCGCCAGATGCAGTTGCAGGCACCAGCTGACGGCATTGATGGCCTGGCAACTTCAGTGGGACACGCTCTTGGATCTGCCATGGTAAACCATGTAGCTGGGTCAAGTTCCCCAGCAACAGGATGGGTCCATGACATTTTTGAGGGCGTTCTCACATCAGAAACCAAGTGCTTGACTTGCGAGACTGCTTCTCAGCGCGATGAGACATTTCTTGATTTGTCCATTGATTTGGAAGAGCATTCATCAGTGACATCTTGCTTAAGGAAGTTTTCAGCCGAGGAGATGCTCTGTGAGAGAAACAAGTTCCATTGCGACCATTGTGGTGGCCTTcaggaggccgagaagcGAATGAAGGTGAAGCGGTTacccaagatcttgacgCTCCATTTGAAGCGGTTCAAGTATACCGAAGATTACAGTCGCTTGCAAAAGCTCTTTCACAGGGTCGTATATCCATATCACTTGCGGATGTTCAACACGACAGATAATGCCGAAGACCCGGATCGCCTCTATGAGCTGTATGCGGTAGTGGTCCACATCGGTGGTAATGCCTACCATGGTCACTACGtgtccatcatcaaggtgcCGGGCAGGGGATGGATCCTAtttgacgacgagatggtTGAGCCGGTGGACAAGAATTTTGTCCGCAACTTCTTCGGCGATAAGCCAGGGATGGCAACCGCGTACGTTTTGTTCTACCAGGAAACAACATTCGAGAAAGTgcgagaagagcaagaaaaggagGGCATGGAGGAGGTAAAACTCGCTAGCGAAGCAGCCAATCTGGCTCAGGAGAACGGGGAAAAATCAGATACGGCACCTCTGAGACGGCAAGCAACGCAGCCCATGTCGCCCCTGACGCATCACGAGTCGATGGCAAATCTTGCCCATGCCAGTACGGCACCAGCCATGCCTTCAGCTCCCCACCCGGATCCTTCGCCCCCAGCAGccgctgcagctgcaacaaaTGGCCTGACTCGTGTCACTACgcagaaagaagaagccaagtCGAAAGAGGACAAGAaacgagagaagaaggagcgcgaagctgctgagaaggccgagaAACTTGCGGAAAAGGAGCGAGAGAAACaggccaaggttgacgagaagagacgaagagaagacaaCTACAAAGCAATACAGGCACGACGAAATGAGAACGATGAACTAGCCAAAGTGCTGGAGGCTAGCAAGAAGTCTGCAgcacaagaagaggaagcaagaaagaaagaaaacggAACACCTCAGAGCAATGGAATACTCGACCGAACCAAACGCGGCAGCAAGTCTATGTCGAGGAGAAGTTTCTCGCTTTTTCACAAAGACAAATCGGCTGGGCAAACGCCTGATACGCCTAACGGCGATGCAGGCGATAAAcacgacaagctcaaggatcGCCTAAGCTTCAGCTTGGGACGTAAAAAGAGCACGAATTTACTTTCGTAA